The following are from one region of the Pseudomonas syringae genome:
- a CDS encoding replication initiation protein, whose amino-acid sequence MNHDNALSLSLATSLMANADPLASSTHLPPARFFEDGTALNRLLLEAPYMARCSDDKTATRVRPREYALRYPYMQVNRPGMVSWLVFDLDHANALAWDDAGLPAPNLMVRNRKSGHSQLFYAVPSVCTTENARAKPIQYMKAIYAAFAARLDADVDYHGGPVAKTPGHPWWETTEFHSHVYELGELASAVELTVKPWATGPKLDQVSHSRHCILFEQLRYFAYSIVNRERELGSFESFMRSLDAYAYNHNSFQKQGFSENLPLSSIRATVKSVGRWTWDRYTGDRRCHRGAMQLDGSLSLTERQSLAAKRTNELRHKATESKIRAACRQLQDQGKALVRSAIATLAGVSVRTVASYTHILTEVLQPATVSVLRASRKAVPVPLRQDRSPATPPVQALVGQPADGRASGVQSGVHQISAVTKGPQAGEPLKKEHEDGS is encoded by the coding sequence ATGAACCACGACAATGCGCTCAGCCTTTCCCTCGCGACCTCACTCATGGCCAACGCCGATCCGCTGGCCAGCAGCACTCACCTTCCGCCAGCGCGGTTTTTCGAAGACGGCACCGCGCTCAATCGGTTATTGCTGGAAGCGCCGTACATGGCGCGATGCAGCGATGACAAAACCGCGACCCGCGTTCGCCCTCGTGAGTACGCGCTTCGTTATCCCTATATGCAGGTCAATCGCCCCGGCATGGTGTCCTGGCTGGTGTTCGACCTGGACCACGCCAATGCCCTGGCCTGGGACGATGCCGGGTTGCCCGCGCCGAACCTGATGGTGCGTAACCGAAAAAGCGGCCATTCCCAATTGTTCTATGCCGTGCCGTCCGTGTGCACCACCGAGAACGCCCGAGCCAAGCCGATTCAGTACATGAAAGCGATCTATGCCGCGTTTGCCGCTCGCCTCGACGCGGACGTGGACTACCACGGTGGCCCTGTGGCCAAAACACCTGGTCACCCCTGGTGGGAGACGACTGAATTCCACAGCCACGTCTATGAACTGGGCGAACTGGCGAGCGCGGTAGAGCTGACCGTCAAGCCATGGGCCACTGGTCCCAAACTTGACCAGGTCAGCCATTCGCGGCACTGCATCCTATTCGAGCAGCTGCGTTATTTTGCGTACAGCATCGTCAATCGCGAGCGCGAGCTGGGGTCGTTTGAGTCTTTCATGCGCTCGCTCGATGCGTATGCGTACAACCACAACAGCTTTCAAAAACAGGGCTTTTCGGAAAACCTGCCGCTGTCTTCGATACGCGCCACGGTCAAATCCGTAGGTCGCTGGACGTGGGATCGGTACACCGGTGATCGTCGTTGCCATCGAGGCGCAATGCAGCTCGATGGCAGCTTGTCGCTTACCGAGCGGCAGAGCCTGGCTGCGAAGCGCACCAATGAGCTGCGGCACAAAGCCACAGAATCGAAGATCCGTGCCGCGTGCAGGCAGCTTCAAGACCAGGGCAAGGCATTGGTACGTTCTGCCATTGCGACACTCGCCGGCGTTTCGGTGAGAACGGTGGCCAGCTACACGCACATCCTTACCGAAGTTTTGCAACCGGCCACTGTGAGCGTTCTCAGGGCCAGCCGTAAGGCTGTGCCCGTACCACTTCGGCAAGATCGTTCACCCGCTACCCCACCCGTTCAGGCTCTCGTTGGTCAGCCTGCTGATGGCCGCGCCTCGGGTGTGCAATCCGGTGTACATCAGATATCTGCGGTCACGAAGGGGCCGCAAGCCGGAGAGCCCTTAAAAAAAGAACATGAGGATGGTTCATGA
- a CDS encoding LexA family protein: protein MNVKILGRLCGSGKVIPFYTFKIPAGFPNPAADHIEQDFSFDRLMDLRAPHIYVAKIDGDSMEGAKIFHDSLVVVDRSRKPSSGSIVIAAVNNEPLCKILILQGDHVVLKSANPAYPPRHILEGEELSIWGVVRHGVTSFE from the coding sequence ATGAACGTCAAAATACTCGGTCGGTTGTGCGGGTCCGGAAAGGTCATACCCTTCTACACTTTCAAAATCCCTGCCGGTTTTCCTAATCCTGCTGCGGACCACATCGAGCAGGACTTTTCATTCGACCGGTTGATGGATTTACGTGCGCCTCACATCTATGTGGCCAAGATCGATGGCGACAGCATGGAGGGTGCAAAGATTTTTCATGACAGCCTCGTTGTCGTGGATCGATCCAGAAAACCGTCCAGTGGAAGCATTGTCATTGCTGCCGTGAACAACGAGCCGCTGTGCAAAATCCTCATCCTGCAGGGTGACCATGTCGTGCTGAAGTCAGCCAACCCCGCCTATCCGCCTCGGCATATCCTGGAAGGCGAAGAACTGTCGATATGGGGCGTGGTGAGACATGGCGTCACGAGCTTTGAGTAA
- a CDS encoding Y-family DNA polymerase — protein sequence MASRALSNKPTPVFGLVDCNSFYASCERVFRPDLAKVPIVVLSSNDGCVIARSYDAKPYVKMGAPYFQIKDLLRQHGIQAFSSNFGLYGDLSQRVMAIIESMVPAVEVYSIDEAFADLTGMPGNLTELGRSIRSKVYRCTGIPVGVGIAPTKTLAKLANHTAKRLQAHTGGVVDICDPVKRDWVLRNTSVGEVWGIGRKMKTHLEGMQIRSAKDLAMADPWMLRKTFSVVIEKTARELAGTACLELDEVEPPRQEICCSRMFGKRLTELGPIKEAVATYMMRASEKLRAQGSVCKKIRVSIRTGMFNPDEAKYANGALVQLPYPTNDVRVMTQFATEAVSRIFRPGFRYSKAEVLLMDICQPGEFTDDLFTINQPASSDRLMATLDMINGKWGRGTLRTGSVPVVPDWGMRRELMSQSYTTRLDQLWVVKAN from the coding sequence ATGGCGTCACGAGCTTTGAGTAACAAGCCAACGCCGGTGTTTGGCCTGGTCGATTGCAACTCGTTTTATGCCAGCTGTGAGCGGGTGTTTCGACCGGACCTGGCCAAGGTTCCCATAGTGGTTCTTAGCTCAAATGATGGTTGTGTCATTGCCCGCAGCTACGATGCAAAACCGTATGTGAAAATGGGTGCGCCTTATTTTCAGATCAAGGACTTACTGCGTCAGCACGGCATCCAGGCGTTCAGTAGTAATTTTGGGCTCTATGGCGACCTGAGTCAGCGCGTGATGGCCATCATAGAATCCATGGTACCTGCCGTTGAGGTTTACAGCATTGATGAGGCGTTCGCAGACCTGACCGGTATGCCTGGCAATTTGACCGAGTTAGGAAGATCGATTCGATCCAAGGTCTACCGCTGTACCGGCATTCCCGTGGGTGTGGGGATTGCACCGACTAAGACACTGGCCAAGCTGGCCAACCACACGGCAAAGCGTCTTCAGGCGCACACCGGCGGGGTCGTTGACATCTGTGACCCTGTAAAACGCGATTGGGTGCTGCGCAATACTTCTGTCGGAGAGGTCTGGGGCATAGGTCGAAAGATGAAAACGCACCTGGAGGGCATGCAGATCCGGTCGGCTAAGGACTTGGCCATGGCCGATCCTTGGATGCTGCGCAAAACATTCAGTGTTGTGATCGAGAAAACGGCACGCGAGCTGGCGGGCACCGCGTGCCTGGAGCTGGACGAAGTCGAACCACCACGTCAGGAGATCTGCTGCAGCAGAATGTTTGGTAAGCGGTTGACCGAGCTGGGGCCGATCAAAGAGGCGGTGGCCACCTACATGATGCGTGCCTCTGAAAAATTACGCGCCCAGGGATCGGTGTGTAAAAAGATCCGGGTGAGCATTCGCACCGGCATGTTCAATCCTGACGAAGCCAAGTATGCAAACGGCGCTCTGGTCCAGCTGCCCTACCCCACCAACGATGTGAGGGTGATGACCCAGTTCGCGACAGAGGCGGTTTCGCGGATTTTTCGACCAGGCTTCAGGTACAGCAAAGCAGAAGTCTTGCTGATGGATATCTGCCAGCCAGGCGAATTCACTGACGATCTGTTCACCATCAATCAGCCGGCGAGTTCAGATCGACTGATGGCTACTTTGGACATGATCAACGGCAAGTGGGGACGCGGGACGCTGCGTACAGGATCAGTACCAGTCGTTCCGGATTGGGGGATGCGCCGTGAGCTGATGAGCCAGAGCTACACGACGCGACTTGATCAGCTGTGGGTTGTAAAGGCTAACTGA
- a CDS encoding AAA family ATPase encodes MGTIVMVGGNKGGVGKTTTAVNVSIGLAMEGYDVCLVDADAQRSASKWYAEREAAQLEPKITLIEKRDNITVTLRTLSEKFDYVIVDVAGRNSRELITGAVVADIIIAPNQCSQLDLDTLGELQEQVLRCRDLNPNLQAYAYQSMASPNPAVRVTERREFLEFLSEYPEIKPLDSVGFYRKAYKDSIPSGMSVLEGKNREAANEIKSLLKEVFHGN; translated from the coding sequence ATGGGCACAATCGTGATGGTTGGCGGGAACAAAGGCGGCGTAGGCAAAACTACCACTGCCGTAAACGTATCCATTGGGTTGGCAATGGAAGGCTACGATGTCTGTTTAGTAGACGCGGATGCGCAACGCAGCGCCTCGAAATGGTACGCAGAGCGTGAAGCGGCACAACTGGAACCGAAGATCACCCTGATTGAAAAACGCGACAACATCACGGTTACGCTGCGAACACTGAGCGAGAAATTTGATTATGTGATTGTCGACGTCGCTGGTAGAAACTCGCGTGAATTGATCACCGGAGCAGTAGTTGCAGACATCATCATTGCTCCAAACCAATGCAGCCAGCTCGATCTTGACACCCTTGGGGAGCTGCAAGAGCAAGTCTTGCGCTGCCGAGATCTAAACCCAAACCTGCAGGCATATGCCTATCAATCTATGGCTTCCCCAAACCCTGCAGTTCGTGTCACGGAGAGGCGCGAATTCCTGGAATTTCTTTCCGAGTATCCTGAGATCAAGCCTTTGGACTCAGTCGGCTTCTATCGGAAAGCATACAAAGACTCGATTCCTTCGGGAATGTCAGTTTTAGAAGGGAAAAACCGTGAAGCTGCTAACGAGATAAAGAGTCTGTTGAAAGAGGTGTTCCATGGCAATTAA
- a CDS encoding SOS response-associated peptidase produces the protein MCSHYEAPSPHQVAEVFGVALFDQCRLDLWPGYIGPFLRRPDGRADENDSPATMEVLTGSFGLIPSWSKDSKFAKHTYNARSETVAEKPSFRHAWRQAQHCIIPAVAIYEPDWRSGKAIATRIARADGELLGIAGLWEQWRDPSTDQILHSYTMLTVNADDHDFMKAYHKPQDEKRMVVILPKGSYMDWLTARPEQSAAFMNQYPADRLTVAV, from the coding sequence ATGTGTAGCCATTATGAAGCACCGTCACCCCACCAGGTCGCTGAAGTGTTCGGGGTCGCACTGTTCGACCAGTGCAGGCTCGATCTGTGGCCTGGCTACATCGGCCCATTCCTACGCCGCCCAGATGGCCGGGCAGATGAAAACGATTCTCCCGCAACCATGGAAGTGCTGACCGGCTCCTTTGGGTTGATCCCGTCCTGGAGCAAGGACAGCAAGTTTGCCAAACACACCTACAATGCTCGATCAGAGACAGTGGCCGAGAAACCGTCGTTCCGACATGCATGGCGTCAGGCGCAACATTGCATTATCCCAGCGGTGGCCATCTATGAGCCGGACTGGCGATCAGGCAAGGCAATAGCCACGCGTATAGCCCGTGCAGACGGCGAGCTGCTGGGTATTGCGGGCCTATGGGAGCAGTGGCGCGATCCGTCCACCGACCAGATCCTGCACAGCTACACCATGCTGACAGTGAATGCGGATGATCACGACTTCATGAAGGCGTATCACAAGCCCCAGGACGAAAAGCGCATGGTAGTGATTTTGCCGAAGGGCTCGTACATGGACTGGTTGACCGCGCGGCCGGAGCAGAGCGCAGCGTTCATGAACCAGTACCCGGCAGATCGGCTGACAGTGGCCGTGTGA
- a CDS encoding tyrosine-type recombinase/integrase has product MQHVTKIGAGDPRRLTAVEFQQLATVPSALEWFANLDNPRTRRAYQNDLTDFSSFIGLASADDFRQVTRSHVLAWRADLEHRGLAGATIRRKLAALASLFDHLLENNAVAGGNPVHGVKRPRIETNEGKTPALGDHQAKQLLEAPDTETLKGLRDRAILAVLLYHGLRREEAAQLHTHDLQERRGIKHLRVHGKGSKIRFLPLHPVAAERIHAYLEQDNERAATPGPLFRSLRGTTTGAGITANGIYTVVEAYAKKAGIVVEHLGVHGLRATAATNALEHDADIAKVQMWLGHANISTTRLYDRRGQRPEDSPTFKVKY; this is encoded by the coding sequence ATGCAGCACGTGACGAAGATTGGCGCAGGCGATCCACGCAGGCTGACCGCCGTCGAATTTCAGCAATTGGCCACCGTACCCTCAGCGCTTGAGTGGTTTGCCAACCTGGACAACCCACGCACACGCCGTGCCTATCAAAATGACCTGACGGATTTCTCTTCCTTTATAGGGCTGGCCAGCGCCGATGATTTTCGCCAGGTCACCCGGTCGCACGTATTGGCCTGGCGCGCCGATCTGGAGCACCGCGGCCTGGCCGGAGCCACCATTCGCCGCAAACTGGCCGCGCTGGCCAGTCTCTTCGATCACCTCCTGGAAAACAACGCCGTGGCCGGCGGCAACCCGGTGCATGGGGTCAAACGGCCTCGGATTGAGACCAACGAAGGCAAGACCCCGGCCCTCGGTGATCACCAGGCCAAGCAGCTGCTCGAGGCTCCGGACACTGAAACGCTCAAGGGGTTGCGTGATCGGGCGATTCTGGCGGTGCTGCTCTACCACGGCCTGCGCCGCGAAGAAGCGGCACAGCTGCACACCCACGATCTGCAGGAACGACGCGGCATCAAGCACCTGCGGGTCCACGGCAAAGGCAGCAAGATCCGTTTTTTGCCCCTTCATCCTGTGGCTGCTGAGCGCATCCACGCGTACCTGGAACAAGATAACGAGCGTGCCGCGACGCCCGGTCCGCTGTTTCGCTCGCTGCGCGGCACCACCACCGGCGCCGGCATCACGGCCAACGGCATCTATACCGTTGTCGAGGCCTATGCCAAGAAGGCCGGCATCGTCGTCGAACACCTGGGCGTGCATGGCCTGCGCGCAACGGCGGCGACCAACGCCCTGGAGCACGACGCCGATATCGCCAAAGTGCAGATGTGGCTTGGGCACGCGAACATCAGCACCACCCGCCTTTACGACCGGCGCGGTCAGCGGCCGGAGGATTCACCGACCTTTAAAGTGAAGTACTGA
- a CDS encoding DUF411 domain-containing protein — MKFISLTDAGRRTVAAMALAVASVAQAAPAHVIDVYRDPNCGCCSKWIAYLRDNGFTVNDHLEENMSPVKAKLGVPEKLMSCHTGVVNGKFIEGHVPVQQIAELERRTDLIGVAAPGMPMGSPGMETGHKSAYQIIGLKKTGEQEVVADYPAQ, encoded by the coding sequence ATGAAATTCATAAGCCTTACTGACGCTGGACGGCGCACTGTCGCGGCCATGGCACTAGCTGTAGCGTCAGTGGCACAAGCCGCTCCTGCGCACGTGATTGACGTTTACCGGGACCCCAATTGCGGATGCTGTTCCAAGTGGATTGCTTACCTGCGGGACAATGGCTTCACGGTTAATGACCATCTGGAAGAAAACATGAGCCCGGTGAAGGCCAAGCTGGGTGTGCCTGAGAAATTGATGTCGTGTCACACCGGTGTAGTGAACGGCAAGTTCATCGAGGGGCATGTCCCGGTCCAACAGATCGCTGAGCTTGAACGCCGGACTGACCTAATCGGCGTGGCGGCACCCGGCATGCCAATGGGCTCACCGGGCATGGAAACAGGGCACAAAAGCGCCTATCAGATCATCGGACTGAAAAAGACCGGCGAGCAGGAGGTGGTGGCTGACTACCCGGCGCAGTGA
- a CDS encoding heavy metal sensor histidine kinase, whose amino-acid sequence MKPGSLTLRLSLLFVVAVAVVLMIVGVAFNELSRHHFRALDAQALGEKLEAINQIAKESGANPELLKARWHTLLGAHPDLSAVFLKTDGTPFFAEPPQSAAPSLAQATQRDGVWEWENEGRMFRALTASISLPTASPPLTAWLVLDVTTHMHFFAMLERWFWGVLLASTALSGALGWLVAKNGLRPVARVTQTAASMSAGSLKERIPLGPVPDELRELITAFNSMLGRLDDSFVRLSNFSADIAHELRTPISNLRTHTEVILAKKRAPEVYEENLSSNLEELNRLSGIIDGMLFLAKSDNGLIVPEAVELDLRTVISKLFGYYEFLAEDKGIQLQASGNASIFADSVMIDRVVSNLLSNALRYTPSGETIKVSIHDHGGRVELRLENPGPEIAPQHLDRIFDRFYRVDPARREGAGNAGLGLAIARSLMQAHGGTISCTSHEGRTTFILTFVRSSGPRT is encoded by the coding sequence ATGAAGCCTGGCTCACTCACCCTGCGCTTGAGCCTTTTGTTTGTGGTCGCGGTCGCCGTCGTCCTCATGATCGTGGGCGTTGCCTTCAACGAGCTGAGCCGTCACCACTTTCGCGCCCTGGATGCGCAAGCGCTGGGAGAAAAGCTGGAAGCGATTAACCAGATCGCGAAGGAATCAGGCGCAAACCCGGAACTGCTCAAGGCGCGCTGGCACACCCTCCTGGGGGCACATCCCGATCTCAGTGCTGTATTTCTGAAGACCGATGGGACGCCTTTTTTTGCAGAACCTCCCCAATCAGCGGCGCCGTCGCTCGCGCAGGCCACCCAGCGCGATGGCGTCTGGGAGTGGGAGAACGAAGGCCGCATGTTCAGGGCCCTGACCGCCTCGATATCGCTACCCACTGCCAGCCCACCGCTGACCGCCTGGCTTGTCCTGGATGTGACCACGCATATGCACTTCTTTGCCATGCTCGAACGCTGGTTCTGGGGCGTTCTATTGGCTAGTACCGCGTTAAGCGGGGCCCTCGGGTGGCTGGTCGCCAAGAACGGACTGCGGCCGGTGGCAAGGGTGACCCAGACCGCCGCCTCAATGTCCGCTGGCTCGCTGAAGGAACGCATTCCCTTGGGGCCGGTACCGGATGAGTTGCGTGAGCTCATCACCGCGTTCAATTCCATGCTTGGTCGCCTGGACGATTCCTTTGTGCGCCTATCGAATTTCTCTGCTGACATTGCGCACGAGCTTCGTACCCCGATCAGCAACCTGCGGACCCACACCGAGGTGATCCTGGCCAAAAAGCGTGCGCCCGAGGTGTACGAAGAGAATCTGAGCTCCAATCTGGAAGAGCTCAATCGTCTTTCGGGTATCATCGACGGCATGCTGTTCCTGGCCAAGTCTGATAACGGGCTAATTGTGCCCGAGGCTGTTGAACTGGATCTGAGAACAGTCATCAGCAAGCTGTTCGGCTATTACGAGTTTCTGGCCGAGGACAAGGGGATTCAGCTACAAGCATCAGGCAACGCCTCGATCTTCGCTGACAGCGTGATGATCGACCGTGTCGTGTCGAACCTGCTGTCCAATGCCCTGCGCTATACGCCGTCCGGAGAGACGATCAAGGTCAGCATCCACGATCACGGAGGAAGGGTAGAGCTTCGGTTGGAAAATCCTGGCCCTGAAATAGCACCGCAGCACCTGGACCGCATCTTTGACCGGTTCTACCGGGTTGATCCGGCGCGGCGCGAAGGCGCCGGGAATGCGGGGCTGGGGCTGGCGATTGCCCGGTCCTTGATGCAAGCGCATGGCGGTACTATCTCGTGTACATCCCACGAGGGCCGAACGACCTTCATCCTCACCTTCGTGCGGTCATCTGGCCCACGAACATGA
- a CDS encoding heavy metal response regulator transcription factor → MKLLVAEDEPKTGIYLQQGLREAGFNVDRVVTGTDAVDQALNEAYDLLILDVMMPGLDGWEVIRRLRTAGQSVPVLFLTARDGVDDRVKGLELGADDYLVKPFAFSELLARVRTLLRRGSSSLPVQTSLQIGDLQVDLLKRRATRGGKRIDLTAKEFALLELLMRRQGEVLSKSLIASQVWDMNFDSDTNVIEVAIRRLRAKIDDDFEAKLLHTCRGMGYMLDAQDEG, encoded by the coding sequence ATGAAACTGTTGGTAGCCGAAGACGAACCGAAGACTGGAATCTATCTGCAGCAAGGCCTGCGGGAGGCCGGCTTCAATGTGGACCGCGTGGTCACAGGCACAGATGCCGTTGACCAGGCGCTCAATGAAGCCTATGACCTGTTGATTCTTGACGTGATGATGCCGGGCCTGGATGGCTGGGAAGTCATCAGACGCCTTCGCACCGCTGGCCAGTCCGTACCGGTGCTGTTTCTGACCGCACGCGACGGGGTAGACGACCGGGTCAAGGGCCTGGAGCTGGGCGCCGATGATTACCTGGTTAAGCCATTTGCTTTTTCAGAACTGCTGGCACGGGTGCGAACACTGCTACGGCGCGGCAGCAGCAGCCTGCCGGTTCAAACAAGCCTGCAAATCGGAGACCTTCAGGTGGATTTGCTCAAGCGTCGGGCGACTCGGGGCGGCAAGCGAATCGACCTTACGGCCAAAGAGTTCGCACTGCTGGAGTTACTGATGCGCCGGCAAGGTGAGGTGTTGTCCAAATCGCTGATAGCTTCCCAGGTCTGGGACATGAATTTCGACAGCGACACAAATGTTATCGAGGTGGCGATACGGCGGTTGAGGGCCAAGATTGACGATGACTTCGAGGCAAAACTGCTGCATACCTGCCGGGGGATGGGTTACATGCTAGACGCGCAGGACGAAGGATGA
- a CDS encoding heavy-metal-associated domain-containing protein, with protein sequence MYQFNVQGMNCGHCVKSITAAVTALDSEATVDVDLESRTVQVQSRQPAQALLEAIQEKGYPAELA encoded by the coding sequence ATGTATCAGTTCAACGTGCAAGGCATGAATTGCGGTCATTGTGTCAAATCGATCACCGCAGCGGTCACGGCTTTGGACAGTGAGGCCACGGTCGATGTGGACTTGGAAAGCCGTACCGTACAGGTTCAAAGCCGCCAGCCAGCGCAGGCCCTGCTCGAAGCAATTCAGGAAAAAGGCTATCCCGCTGAGCTTGCCTGA
- a CDS encoding heavy metal translocating P-type ATPase translates to MAEFNLPIQGMTCAACAGRVERALKKVAGVQEASVNLANEQARIEAPQDAMPALREAITRAGYGVPDETLVLSITGMTCASCVNRVERALRKVPGVGEVSVNLATEQAHVTAIAGTSVQALIAAVRNAGYQAQPPTTKVPAAENTRLTQERWALIAALLLAAPLVLPMLLQPLGIHIMLPVWLQFALATPVQFLLGARFYRAAWKALRARTGNMDLLVALGTSAAYGLSVYQAVTAVPGQFPHLYLEAAAVVIGLVRLGKYLESRAKRQTGEAIRALQGLRPERALRLEADGREQEVAVADLRLKERVRVRPGERIPVDGLIETGDSYADEALISGESRPVAKQAGDKVIGGSINGEGTLIVQVTALGGESVLARIIRLVEDAQAAKAPIQRLVDKVSEIFVPVVLGIALLTLVGWLLAGSDWETALINAVAVLVIACPCALGLATPTAIMAGTGVAARHGILIKDAQTLEVAHAVQAVAFDKTGTLTSGEPHLVHMAVASIPEAEALALAGRLQRGSEHPLGRAVLAACSERGLDTPMADSVRALPGRGVQGSVEGRQLALGNGRWLEELGLEPGALAEHAQLWDAEGRTLSWLIELGAAPRVLALLAFGDALKPGAQQAVAALAARQISSHLITGDTWSSARQTAAQTGIENIHAQVLPAEKAAVVAGLKAKGTRVAMVGDGINDAPALAAADVGIAMGSGTDVAMHAAGITLLRSDPRLVPAALDIARCTHRKIRQNLFWAFVYNVIGIPLAAFGLLDPVFAGAAMAFSSVSVVSNALLLKRWQPALEDIP, encoded by the coding sequence ATGGCTGAATTTAATCTACCTATCCAAGGGATGACCTGCGCCGCGTGTGCCGGTCGCGTGGAGCGTGCGCTGAAGAAAGTGGCCGGCGTACAGGAAGCCAGTGTGAATCTGGCCAACGAGCAAGCCCGAATTGAAGCGCCGCAGGACGCCATGCCGGCTTTACGTGAGGCGATTACCCGCGCCGGCTACGGGGTCCCGGACGAAACCCTCGTATTGAGCATCACCGGCATGACCTGTGCCAGTTGCGTTAACCGTGTCGAACGGGCCTTGCGCAAAGTGCCCGGCGTGGGCGAGGTCAGCGTCAATCTGGCCACCGAACAGGCCCATGTCACTGCCATAGCAGGCACGTCTGTGCAGGCCTTGATCGCCGCCGTAAGGAACGCGGGCTACCAGGCTCAACCTCCCACTACCAAGGTCCCAGCCGCTGAAAATACTCGACTCACACAGGAGCGCTGGGCGTTGATCGCAGCCTTGCTGCTGGCCGCTCCGCTCGTGCTGCCCATGCTGCTGCAACCGTTAGGCATTCACATCATGTTGCCGGTGTGGCTTCAGTTCGCTTTGGCCACACCGGTGCAATTCCTGCTCGGTGCCCGTTTTTACCGCGCAGCCTGGAAAGCGCTACGGGCCCGCACTGGCAATATGGATTTACTCGTCGCCCTGGGGACCAGCGCTGCTTATGGCTTGAGCGTCTACCAAGCCGTGACCGCTGTGCCCGGCCAGTTCCCCCACCTTTATCTAGAAGCTGCAGCTGTCGTGATTGGCCTGGTCCGTCTGGGCAAATACCTTGAAAGCCGAGCTAAGCGGCAGACCGGTGAAGCCATACGTGCGCTTCAGGGGTTGAGGCCCGAGCGCGCCCTACGTCTGGAAGCTGATGGCCGTGAGCAGGAGGTTGCGGTGGCTGACTTACGCCTGAAAGAACGTGTACGGGTCAGGCCCGGCGAGCGCATCCCGGTGGACGGCCTCATTGAGACAGGCGACAGCTATGCGGACGAAGCCCTGATCAGTGGCGAGAGCCGACCGGTGGCCAAACAAGCCGGCGACAAGGTCATTGGTGGCTCCATCAACGGTGAAGGCACGCTGATCGTTCAGGTCACAGCCCTTGGGGGAGAGAGCGTACTGGCGCGGATCATTCGTCTGGTTGAAGACGCACAGGCCGCCAAGGCACCCATCCAACGCCTGGTGGACAAGGTTAGCGAAATTTTTGTGCCGGTGGTGCTCGGCATTGCCCTGTTAACGCTTGTGGGCTGGCTGCTGGCAGGGAGCGACTGGGAGACGGCGCTGATCAACGCGGTAGCCGTACTGGTCATTGCCTGCCCTTGTGCCTTGGGCTTGGCCACTCCAACTGCAATCATGGCAGGCACCGGCGTTGCGGCACGTCACGGCATCCTGATCAAGGATGCACAAACCCTGGAAGTCGCCCATGCCGTGCAAGCGGTGGCCTTTGACAAAACCGGTACCCTCACCTCAGGGGAGCCCCATCTGGTGCATATGGCGGTAGCTTCGATCCCCGAAGCGGAAGCCTTGGCGCTGGCGGGCCGCTTGCAACGAGGTAGTGAACATCCCCTGGGTCGTGCTGTTCTGGCGGCCTGTAGTGAACGCGGCCTTGATACCCCAATGGCTGACAGCGTCCGTGCGCTGCCTGGTCGTGGCGTCCAAGGCTCTGTCGAAGGCCGGCAGCTTGCCTTGGGCAATGGCCGATGGCTTGAAGAGCTAGGGCTCGAACCAGGCGCGTTAGCTGAACACGCTCAGCTATGGGACGCCGAAGGCCGGACCTTGTCCTGGTTGATCGAGCTAGGCGCTGCGCCCAGGGTGCTGGCCTTGCTCGCGTTTGGCGATGCGCTTAAGCCTGGCGCCCAGCAGGCTGTAGCGGCCTTGGCAGCACGTCAGATCAGCAGCCACTTGATTACCGGGGATACCTGGAGCAGTGCCCGGCAGACCGCTGCTCAGACGGGTATTGAGAACATTCATGCCCAGGTACTGCCGGCCGAAAAGGCGGCCGTCGTTGCAGGTCTCAAGGCGAAAGGCACACGGGTGGCCATGGTCGGCGACGGTATCAATGATGCTCCCGCCCTGGCGGCCGCCGATGTCGGCATTGCCATGGGCAGCGGTACCGATGTGGCCATGCATGCCGCCGGAATCACCCTACTGCGCAGTGATCCACGACTTGTACCGGCAGCGCTGGATATCGCCCGGTGCACCCACCGCAAAATCCGCCAAAATCTGTTCTGGGCCTTCGTTTATAACGTGATTGGCATCCCATTGGCAGCGTTCGGCCTCCTCGATCCGGTTTTTGCCGGCGCAGCCATGGCCTTTTCAAGCGTAAGCGTGGTCAGCAATGCCTTGCTGCTCAAACGCTGGCAACCGGCATTGGAGGACATACCTTGA